The region cctggtatgtgtcactggaactgcaatggcgtatttgtaaaaatcttctaaggagaataactgaagaaaggatcgacagattgtcatgtcaattggtacacaggtaggttggacagagatgtacacattgaagtgcaaatcatgaaaagttagtgtgtttgcgtgtgtgcaggtagcttagacagatatgtatacaatgaactgcaaattatgcaaattggaattaatttgcataagtaatgaaaatctatatttgcggtgttgtccattgcatattgtggaacatctgttacttgtaatagctatttatagccaaagtgggtcacttctcctgggCCCCGACAggtgggggtcataccattgagcgatatagaatggggggaagtggtttaataaaaaacaaagtttcatagagattttgggtcctaagactcttgtttcaaTTTGCGTTCCtgaaattatatataattatgaatCATTGTAAAACAATTAGGGTCGGTAGCTTTCTTTTcatattatttttcttgttagattTCGGCTGAAGTGGTCCAAGAAATACAGTCtaacaatgcaaaaaaaataaaatgcttCAGGAGCCCGGTAGTTTCAACATCCTAGTCTATTTGTATTGTTTActacacattttcatatttgttCGAAGCATTCATTTTTTGACAGAGATATGAAAATTTGCAAGACAACTTGTACTTCTGTTTGGTTCATCACTCAGATAAAAAAGATTATATCTCTTGACAGCGGTCGACCGAAAAAAAGACTAAGGCTGGAAAATGTTTGCCTGGGTCGGACGGGTAACCAGAAACAAAACTCTTTATTCCTAGGCCTTACAGTCTGCGCATCTAGCCCGTGTTTGAATATTTGTCTTAAGCATCTTGTGTAAAATTACCCAAAATTTGTAAgataggaaaggaaaggaatctcgaaccagtttagctcaaatgaactcaatgaacagatgagctactcttccactggtcgtgacagagaagacagacgctatgtacagtatctacaggttcattgtaccggggaaattccctagctcttttcgacaagcacaatgaacagtggaccacggcttaacgtcccgtcctaaggactgcgactttaacggtagcgtgcatgtcgggtgagcgacacagccgggatcgaacccggggcttctagttccagaggcaagatcgctaaccactggactacgcacgctacacaAAGATACCGGTAAAAGAGTGAACTAATGGTGTAGCACAGCATGGCACCAACTGATACGCATGGATTGTTGAAGTTAGGCTTCTTGGGGATAACATATTAATTTTTCAAGATCTAAAATAATGTAAGCTATGCGAAATGTAGGAGTATATTTTCATCACTGTATTTCACTGCAAAAATGTAGCCTAATGATTTTCTTAACGCTCTGTAAGATCAAagtatcataaattcataacaGCATATCTATTTACTCTATAACAgttttcaatattttacagAGGTAGGTTAACCCAGTACTTTTTTTTTGTTAGGACATTTTATTTACCAAAATGCATGCAGAATTCTTATAACATCATATTATACATTATCATTATCCTTCAATCTATAGCTGAAAGGTTTAGAAATATGACATTAATGGAGTTTGTGCAATTGTCAATCAAAATAAACTCAAACCATATAAATACTTGTATGGTCTCTCGTGTTCTTTTTTGTGCTTTATTCAATCAACCAACGTTATAATCcgcaaattatgaaaatgaacatgGCGCCTGTCCGGGTCACAGTCGCCGATCGCCATCAGTATTCTAGGTATTCTAGTGATGtcttgttccctgggccataaatacatcatttcatggaaataaaaattcAGCAACCGATAccggcccgaccgcgggtcgcaTCTATATCAATGAATGTCTTAATGGGAAAATTAAGGAAATGGGAAAATATGGGAAAATTAAGACCCgtaaatggagccttctgattggtcgacgacatCTAGCTATATgacaattaagggttaatgagccgccccgaggtgtatatggtgtcataacgcctggccatgtgctataaccaccgaataaaaccacagagtgagcgaagcgaacgaggtggttttatgaggcgttatgacaccatatacaccgaggaataggcgggtcattaacgttatcatcATATACTATTAGCCTATCCAACCTGACCCATAtgagagtagacaattcctgtgtgacgcatagatcccttatactattaagaatgcatttcagaatttacatttgtcatttttgtacagaaggtaacattgcaatcttggcatgtcaaatctttttcaaatctattctattatctattatcatctGCTTTCTTTCCGctcgtttagatttgacttgtattgaaatagtttgttctattttgttatttgcttacaaaatatttaattcattctaagatagtaaacattttgggaacaaatagacattatacgaatgttagcaaaaagataacctcccctctacataatggaagGGTCGAACTagtgtgttatggcgtcataacacatgggcgaaggaggcttctgattggtcgacaccatcTGCCTATGTGATAATGTCAAACATCACCTCTTGAAATAAAGATTGCAGCTGACAAAGGCAGATACAATAACAATTAAATTACAGCATTTGGGTTGGGTAGTCCACATCATAAATTTTTCGGTACATTTTTTGCACAATTATATTGTAGCAGATAAACAATGAAATCTGTTTATCTAATGTCATACCTAATGTCATAACTAAATCCTGCATTCGTAACtgcaatgatgatgaaaagtcTACGCAGTGGATTCTTTGGCATAAGTTTAATCGgaatatcatttttctacaaCTTGTATATATGTCTACCATCTAAAAATATATCTCATTTGCAAAtcaaatccgcacgcaaatgtcaGGTTGTACGACAGCCAATTGATGAAATTCTATGGGCAGCCATGGATGTGTTCGTGCAAAATTAAGCTGTATTGACTATTGTGACGGATAGGACAGAAGATATCTGATTCAAGTCTAGAATCTGTCATGTCTCAGTGCAAACACTGTCATTATCTTTCCGCAAAGGAGTCTGTCTTACTCTTCATTTGGTATCTGGCGATTTTTCTCCCAATATAATATAATTcacctgcctacctgcctaagTGCACAGGCCAGTAACTTGTTCTACaagtaataataacaataataatgatgatgatgatgatgataataatgatggtaATAATGATactaacaataataataataataatgatgatgataatgatgatgatggtaataataataataatgataatgataataaacctAATGACTGCTATTGTACACAAATGaataatcaaacaaaatatttttgatcTAAACACAATACCTGCACATTAACGGTATCCACTTCCGTAGGACGCTTGATTAGTCAAAGTATGAGTACCTTTCTCTTTCAGAAGACACATTTGTACAATTTACCGGGTAAGTTTGGATTATTTAGATTCCTGTCACCTCCCATGTTCTAAATGTCCCATCACAAGGAAAAATACAGATTACTTACATTACTACACATTATTTCATCTCTCATTAGCACGTGTCTAGACAGAATCATAATCATGTTCGCAGCATGTCAGTGTGTTCTGAACCAAGCTTTCCCTTCAAGTTGGATTGAAATCAACATGTCATGTCAATATGGATAGACTAGAGTCAACTCcattagtccatgggccaggtccctcaaaatagcaatttggtaccaaacagagggacaaagggtgacttactttttcgaaaaggttgattcctctacattatcattatgcatgataaccATGTCAAAGGTCCAGGTTTATTGGAATTATTACGTGATATGGCTACTCCACTCAAACCTATAGAACGGACAAAAATCGTCTATATTCAAGCTATTTAATGTGGTTTTAAGAATTATCTACACATTTCATATTTCTATACGTTTAGATCATATAAAGACCTGTTAAGTACATCTTCAAGACTTGGCCAATGATACTGGATGATCCACAGGGCtcttagaaaatattttggCCAGGTAAAAAATCAGTAGAAGTTGTTATACCTAAGAAATCAGGTGACATACACCATTTTGGAGTAAAATTTTGGATCTGCTATCTTACAGTTTCTACTGCTTCCTTTATTTCAAGTAGTAAACGTTTATCGAAAATTTATACCATTATGCTGAATGTTCTTAACGTAACCATAACTTGTGAAACATGTGCCTTTCAACCTACTTATATTGAAAGGTATTTTGAAATACAGTAAGGCAGATTTGAtgacggttgccatggaaacggtgctAAAGTAACAACTTATCACAGGAAAGTTACTTAGTAAAACAATCAATTTTTGTATGTTAATGCATTTCAGTCATCATCAATGATTGACCAATGGCACATTGACGACACAGAATGATCCATAACTTATAACAGGGCTCTTGGAAAATATTTAGCTAGGTTAAAGAAATAAGTAGAAGTTGTTTTGCCTAAGAAATTAGGTGACATGCGCCAttttggcggccatcttggatctgctaCCTTGTAgtttggcccatggactacATATACGTATCACAAAAAATAATCACTGtcaaaatgtttgtgttgtcaAAATATTCAGACGAAAAGAACAAGGCATTCCTGCATTAATTGCATAGAACCATAGAACTGCTCATGTTCTGTCTCATTTGCTGAAGATGATTTTCTCCAGTCCCATCAATGGTGCTTCCACTGCCACTGACACCAGGAAGGCCAAGCCGTAGGAGAGAGACACGTTTCCCAAGAAGAAAGAGACCTAAAATAGTAAAACGGACGTTAATAATGCCAGCCAaaccaccccgaccaatcgacctctttgaaactcagagtcaaatcagccatgacccgacaaattgcttcctagtttgcttgAACGACCAAATCGGGCAAAACatgatgctggaaggtgtcagcttttacaagatgttttcagattgataaTTTGTCACTTTGGAATGATAGAAGCTGATCGTGATTTAACGTTTACAAAAAATAGTTGCTACTGCTTTTCTTTAGACGGTAAATCGCGGTCAGcttctatcatttccaaagtgccaaaattgtcaaatctgaaaacatcttgtaaaagctgacaccttccagcatctcactggcgggTTTGTTTTGAGAGATATAGTCCTTAAAGCAAACTAGAAAGCAATTTgttgggtcatggctgattccaatctgagtttcaaagaggtcgattggtcggggtgcaaaCTAACACGTTAAGCCTCTGGCCTGTTCTGTGATATCCAAGATATCGTTTGTGTTATAtcaatgcatggttatcgaccAGTTTTAGTGCAACAAAGAAAACCTAATAATAGATGATCGATATCATTGaatcatatcatattttattATTGAATTATAAagtaacccccccccccgcatCCAACTTCCAGAACTCAGTCTCGTTGGCCTTTCCGATAGAGTTTTGAAaaggcatgtaacgttacttgtgcTATAAAATGCAGCACCACCtagtagtaacgttactacccaggaagtagaaccagtcagtattgcccagaGGAAGGTGGCAGAACAACTGCCAAAACTGATAATTGTTATTGACACTACAGAGAACCTCTATACCCGGGATGTGCTGATTACCAAAatgatattatatacatgtatactagtcaCTTTGCGTTATTTGTAGAAGTGTACACCAACATACCATAGTCAAAGTCGTGTAGTGGATGGGGACCTCCCTGGTCAAGTATACTGTGTACATCACCGGAACTTGTATCAGGTAGGCACAGTAGGTCAGTCGGCTCAGGGGCACCCAGGCGTCCCAAGAAAGGATGGTGTCCACTACCCCTGTAGATAGAGAATAAGGTACATCACAACAATATCAATTGAGAATTAGCGATTTGTTGTAATAAATAACCTGTACTTGTCTTCTCGATAAATACAATAGTTGCAACGCGGTGTTAAATAAGTTCAGAGATTGCGAATTATGAATGTTAAACTTACATGATGCACAGTTATACATAACATGTAACAGTGGCAATACTACTCAACAAAGATTAAAGGACAGAAACTGGACTGACGGTCTGAAATTGTTTAtccatatgtatatgtaaacaagtaaacatgTTCTATATGCAAATAACTGACAGCTTTTAAGCTTTAAagttttttaaatttgaaaagCCATAAATGACTGTGTTTTGCGAATGAGTTAGGCATTTACCAACAACAATATTGCAGATATTCAAAATATATTTATCTACCTCCATATCCATGATAACATGCGACAACCACCCAGCCAAGCGACATGGCCCAGACGGTACGATGGACAGTGATGTACAGCACGTTCTCGGACTCCGTCTGGAGGGTCGTCCCGTGGTACAGGCCGTATGGTGAATACAACACAGCCAGGGCAGAGGCAGCAGCAACTAGCCAACCAACAGGCATCAGCAGGCGCAAGGTCTGGAACAGAAACATGTGAAATACATCGTTAGAACAAATGTTATCATTGGTGTTTTAATGGTTTTCTTTTTGATAGACAACACTTAGACTGAGAGCTAgtagatcatcatcatatctagGAATTCGAAAGGGTAGGTAGTGACCAGGTACCTTTCTATGTCCATCAGCAACAGAAAATGCCGAAATGCATGCTAGTGaagaattaagggttaatgacctgccccgaggtgtatatggtgtcataacgcctggtcatgtgctataaccaccgaataaaaccaccaaatgagcgaagcgaacgaggtggttttatgaggtggttatagcacatgaccaggcgttatgacaccatatacaccgaggaacaggcgggtcgttaacgttattatcacatagcctatctaaactgacccatataagagagacaaatttctgtataatacatagattctttatttaatactatacatgtaaaatcaatccattgtacatatgatcttcatataatccaatgtaaacaagcggtgacttgtctaCTCGTCCACTGTGTTGAAACAAATTTTGGATAAACGTTATGATCAACACAAGCAACAGCTACGAACAGGAGAACCGCTGATTTCTGTAAGCCACTCCCTAGATTTTGTCCTAGCTGCCAGAATAATTCTGAATCAAGAGGTTAGCAAAGCAGGATATGCACTCCAAAATATGTCGCAAACCTGTTTTTGACTTACCATGCTCTTTGTTTGTTTCGGTTTCATCTTGATAAACAGCCAGCCCACAATAACTCCCACCAAGTACGGTCCTATACGACAGTATGGCTTGATATATGTCTTAGTCCAGTTACTGGAGAAGAAATTTATAGagggcaatttttttttatatcgtTAATAGCTATGTGAACATCAATACGTTAGGTCAGCTCAACGTTACAGTGTGCCATTCATTGAACAACACCTTATAACATCAAAACGTTTTTGTACTGCTAAATTAATCAAAGGTGTGAAGAACATGGAAATATAAACTTGGTTGAATAGTTTAAACTGGCAGGCTTTTGTTGGCATTGGTCATAGCACGAATTGAGCTACATGGTGCAAATCAACATATAGAAacgctaacgttacatgctgaTAGTTCAATACGTCGCTGCCTTTACTGACATGAAGAACTTTATGACGAATTTTATTGCGCGGCTATTGTAgcatgtacaaagtatggcaacaacagtaaacatagaacaagacataaataTGGAAAGTATGAAAACTAATTATTAGTATCATTATTtcttctaataacaaaacaatcttttatatatttgcctattttaacactgtgtgagctgttgcatctaaagataaagtcaaatctatctgtagcattgagcgtcttaaaatctgaagtacttgaaatgataaaggtgaataacttatctcgtagggcatcatatttagagtaAGTAATAGCGTTCGGCTGTCATTTCAGGAACAttttaatgttaaaaaaaacGGTAACCATACCCGCCAGGGGTCCATTTCAGTTCATAGTGCCAACTGATGACTGCAGTGGTGATGAAGCTTGCCAACAGGAGGGTCAGGTTTGCAGCAATCCCCCATATCTGCCACCTGTGTGGAAGCAGATATATCATTAGCAAAACGTAGCCTCGtgtctcatacatgtatgtatatcggATGAAACACATTCGATGCAGACTGCATACTTGCTTGATTTTAGGGTTCTTCTTATTTCGTACTTCCCTTTGAAATACGAAAGATTAGCATCATtgcctccgtgaaaacggaggtttTGCAGTCAgttgctgtgtttgtttgtttccttgtttgtttgtttgcttgcttgttaaAGTTGTATGTGTCCGCAGTTCcgcattttttttaattatggGCACGTCGGGGCCCCGGGACATCAATAGAACGTCATGCATGGGTCAAAGCTgccagaaaggtcccagaaagaTGAGAGGAAACGGTGATGGTTCCCTTCCAGAGTTTCTCCCACTGCGTGTGCCAGAAAATAGAATTGGTCCACGTCCAGGTTTGATTTTCTCTCAATGGACAAATAAGGCAAGATAAAGCAAGAAAACTACcaaaaatatttcacagaggtttgagctctccaaactcttgttttgaTGCTGGCTGAAGAGTAACGGCATAGTATTCAAACGGTTGCGAACAAGCGAATTACACCATGTTTTACGACTATGTCTTGGACGACAAGATTTCGTGATGGTCTCTTGATATGGACAATGTGATGTAAGACCTTgcgacatacctgtacagtatATAGACGAGAGGAACTCCGATGACGAAGAACTGCATATCATTGTCCAAGTACCAGGTCCAGGTCATacactaaaatgaaaaaaagacagacaggcaggcggTAAGATGTACTCCTTTTAAACATAGCCCGTAAGATTAAGCAATCTGATGGCAACCACTctaattatctttattcgtattcagatacatagtacagatacatagtacagatacatagtacagatacatagtacagatacaaatacagatcgagtatggtgaccgtgtcagttgacacggtagccttcgcgtgaatttgtttaaggtggatgacaggttgcgaagcTGAGACCCAcgcactttgggcatccgccatctccagcggcaccaattcgagggagacgtgcttgttctggttgggatgcttgcagcgagctgccggatgactcttacactcgaggtccgccttgataacgccagcccgcctggcgttgctctcgtccgccagttgaagacagctgccgttggagactggCTTGTCCCTCTAAATTGAGGGgggaatgcgtgtaaagtgcctttcccaagggcacaacgtctgggtgcaagttcggacatgtcccTGGGCACAACCCTGGaattcgatcccgggtcccattgtttggcagccgtgcgctctgcacttgcgccacacgacgccactaagCAATTAATGTTGTTAAACGTATTGCATTGACTAATGTTTTCCCACCTTTGTAACAAGTAACAGAAATATGCCTACCATATTAAAGAAATCAGTGTTGACAAAGTTGTTGATATACAGCAAGTTTGTCCACCAGTTGTCCCCACAGTGTGGCTCAAAAGTTGGCCAGAAGGGACCGGAGAACATGTAGGGAAGCACCCACACCCACACCATCATCACGAACATGTACGTCGGTGTTAACCTGAAGAGGGCAGAAGCAGAATGAAGGCAATAAAtaactgtgtaccggtactgtaccgtataAATTGATGGGGTACAGGTCaaagtacctgtacctgatgttacgtttaggtacgcagcactacaaTTAATGTATTCCAGGAAGTTTTCCTACATGGTTTCCTTATTCAACGATTCAATCCCCGGGTTTATTTCTTGAAGAATAGTTCATAGAATCCTCCTAGCCGTATGATTTAACGTGACAAAAAATAAAAGCAGTTCAGTGAAATATACGATGACTGTCTTTGAAGAAGAAAACGTCGAAAGTGTCTAGAATCTAAACTCTGAGAACGCGTTTAAAGAGATGTTTAGGCAGGGATTTTTAATATCGTGTTTTGATCTGATGGTACGTGCATCTGTTTCAAAACAGCATTTGGAATATCCTCACCTCCAATATCTGTGGAAATACACCATCCCGTATGAAACGGATTTCCCCCTTTCATTGTTCTTCTCTATCTGCTTGATTAGAACGTATGACATCAGGAGCCCACTGGAAGATGATATGAAAACTTAGTTAGCTATTTCTTCTAAGAACATAACTTTTACATTGAGATTAACGTCTAATTGCAACGTAAAAAGTGACTTCGATACATGCGATGTTTTTCTAAAACAAGCGTTACCTGGATCAGGGTCCATCCTTATAACGTGCATGTTTCGAAGAACTGTTACCTTACCTGAGGAAGAAGAAAGAGTCCACGGAAACGGTGCTATTACTGATGGCTTGAATTGTAAATGTTTGAGCGACCTCAAGAGTTGCCTGCACAGGGTTGTCTGAAAATCACATTATGATAAATGTCAGATAGATACgttgtatggcaatttgtatatcacatcatatcatatcatatacttACATCAtcatgtggaaaaaaaaagagattctGAGATTCACATTGTCCTTGGGTCAGATACATTGAACGTTCCATGAGTGTGCTAATAACCAGTGCATTACAAAACTCAAGCTCATTTGCCTTGTAGTTAACCGGTATTGTCCGTTATTGTCTGTCTtcttcatttcggatggtgacgtaaagccggggcccccgtgtatgagggagattCGGGCATAAGccccaagcgtcaaacctctgcacgtaaaagaacccaacacagttatcgagaagagtaggggtgacctacTGCCGAACATTCGAACGCAAAAGCGGGTCCGCACGAAAGTTTACAGACCCGCAGGTCTATACGAAGTTTACAGCCCGCTTTTCCggatagaccgaaggaaagcgggtcattaacgttattatcatatagccattgtccatataatagttagtagtactttgtgttgtatttgatttttgtagtatttgtcttaacatgaaatataaaaacaaaacccccTGTCATTGAATGGTAACGTTCGAACACGATACGAAGTTTATAGACCCGCAGATCCATACGAAGATTAATGACCTGCTTTTCGGGTCTGTATGAAGAATGCAGGcccgcaaatggagccttctgattggtcaactaCATCTACCTAAATGATATTCAGCAATAAGGTAAGTATGTCCCAGGATGACCCAGGTCAAACTGATGAAGCGGATGCCGTGCAGACACTTGATGCTGCCGGGTGCCTGTTTGGTGCTGAGGAGCTTCCCGATGTTGGTGTAGAGGGAGAAGCATAGGAGGAGGCGGCCGGTGACACCTAAAGACGGGACAGttcaagacaaagaaacaaactgatATCACATGTTTTATAACAGAATTACGATTCATCACATCTGTTTGATATCTAGCCGTACGGTATCGCGAAtagaaagactctttgtacacaacc is a window of Branchiostoma lanceolatum isolate klBraLanc5 chromosome 8, klBraLanc5.hap2, whole genome shotgun sequence DNA encoding:
- the LOC136440149 gene encoding nose resistant to fluoxetine protein 6-like, whose amino-acid sequence is MGLLVYISLCSVVVISLARSQAVWSRGVPEVAVQLNLLASLYSSQGLLQQKPADTTLDLSTVNWTDVSNPTHPTGNISQQCQKDVAQYEADLFQGEIYALKMLDAGGKPPSGILNGNLIWAGSYSQCVNITRKGFNITFDGKFYLATLVPVAQAQQSEQLTQGGQNNVTNLEIGICVPSSCSYHDFIQRLDGSIYWHFLIQQGIFQVRSAYLQEFPPIQNVTIAAICICSVLLILMAIGTIYDVIIHQPRLIPNKMQKEGDAQESDVIVTLPDDMTLLVNTLPHEENPAAKEGVTGRLLLCFSLYTNIGKLLSTKQAPGSIKCLHGIRFISLTWVILGHTYLIAEYHLDNPVQATLEVAQTFTIQAISNSTVSVDSFFFLSGLLMSYVLIKQIEKNNERGKSVSYGMVYFHRYWRLTPTYMFVMMVWVWVLPYMFSGPFWPTFEPHCGDNWWTNLLYINNFVNTDFFNMCMTWTWYLDNDMQFFVIGVPLVYILYRWQIWGIAANLTLLLASFITTAVISWHYELKWTPGGNWTKTYIKPYCRIGPYLVGVIVGWLFIKMKPKQTKSMTLRLLMPVGWLVAAASALAVLYSPYGLYHGTTLQTESENVLYITVHRTVWAMSLGWVVVACYHGYGGVVDTILSWDAWVPLSRLTYCAYLIQVPVMYTVYLTREVPIHYTTLTMVSFFLGNVSLSYGLAFLVSVAVEAPLMGLEKIIFSK